The nucleotide window CAGGAGGCCGACGCCTCGGACCCTGCGGCGGGGATGGTGAGCACGCATGCGATGGGCAGGCACTCGCGGACGCTTGCCTTGCACGAGAAGAAGTCCCATACGTCCCCCTGGTAGGGGACGCCAAACGCGATGGCCTTGGAGCAGTCGATGACCGACCCGCCGCCTACCGCGAGGACCAGATCGACCTTCTCGACGCGTGCGAGGTCGATACCCTTGCGGACGAGACCGAGCTCCGGGTTGGGGCGCACGCCAGCGAGCTCCGCGTATGTGACATCCGCGCTGTCGAGCGACGCCTCCACGCGGTCGAGCAGCCCCGTGCGCACCACGGAGCCCCCGCCGTACACCAGCAGCGCGTGTTGCGCACCGAGCGCGGCAACCTCTTCGCCGACCCTGTCGGCGAAGTCGCGTCCAAACACGAAGCGGGTGGGGGACTGGAACACGAAGTCGTTCATGACGCCTGCCTTCCGACGATGGGCTGCAGCCTTGCTTGACCCCTCTAGCTAGGTTTTGGTCGGGCCAGAGGGTCTAGATCTCGCTGTGTCCATTCTACGGCTGGTGCCCTGCGTCGACCCGGGCCGTCGTCGGTCAGACAAGCCTCAGGGTAAGCCTCTCTATAAGTCTCTAGCAGGGTTGAAATTAAAAGTCTGATTCACAAAAGTTTCCCACCCGTCCATTTTTCACAGGGTGTTGGATCGCTAGAGAGTTATTGTGAGCGGACGTGAAGCGGGAACTCACAATAACTCTCCACGCATCCGGGCCCTTCCTTTCGACGGATGGCTGGCGAAGAATTGTGAATCTTAGGCTGCGGACCACTCACAATAACTCTCCAGCTGTCCGCGCGGGTGCGTAGGGCGGACGGCTGGAGAAGTAGTGTGAAAACAGACCTGCCAGTCAAACCAATCAGCTTGGGCTTCCTACCTGAATGCAGACGCGTCACTTCGTGTCGGACCTCATGCGTCGCATGGCCTAAGCGGCGTCACAAGGCCTATCCGTGCCGGGCTTGGCGATATTCGCCCAGCTTGCGGCCGTACTCCCCTTCGCGCCGGTGGAACACGCGCGTCAGCACGACGGTCAGCACCAGAAGGATCACGAGGAAGATGGCGGTGAACGTTGCCCATGCACCCGGCGTGCTGGGGAGCCAGCGTCCCAGGAACGCACACGCTGCCAAACAGATGTAGTAGCTGAGCGAGAACCCCAGGAGTCGCAGGGGGTAGCGCAAGCGTAGCACGGTCGCCCTCAGGTTGAACCATAGTTGCTGCAGCACCCCGCCCGCAATGCCTGCGGCGATGAAGCTGAGACAGTAGGCCATGCCCTCGTCCATGCCTTGGAGGGCAGACCCTATGATGATGGCGATCACGAGCATGATGCAGGTGATGAGGCTTCCCGTGAGCACGCCCGCGCCTATGGCCGCCCCCGTAGTCTTGAACGGCTCGTCCGAGAAGAGGACCTCCCCCTTGCCCCTGCCCATGCTTTCTCCGTTTGTCGTTGCGGTCATGGTGCCACTCCCTTCGCTCCGTGCCCAATGCCCTAACTTGATGCCCCTACCTGGACGTGATGCCGATTCGCGCCTTGATTTCCCGGGCGTAGCTCCTGCTGGCGAGCACCGATGACCCATCATCGAGCACGAGCACCAGCCTTCTGCCAACTTCTGGTCGGATCGACCTCACGTGGCCCAGGTTCACGAGCTCCTGGCGCGAGGCTCGTACGAACTCGGTGCCAGCAAGAAGATCCTCGAGCTCGAAGAGGCGCAGGGGGCTTTCCAGGTTCGGGCCATCGGCCAGGTGCAGGTATGCGCGACCTTCGGACGTCTCTATGGAGAGGACCTCGTCGGCGGCGACGAGGCGCCGTTCGATGCCCCCACCTGGCTCGTAGCCTACCAGCCCGCCGCCCAGGGACCGCAGCCTCCGCACCACGCGAGTGACGCGCGGGTCCGCAGGCGCGCAGAGGATGGTCACCTCCATCGCGGTTCGCCCTGCTTCCTCGACCACTCGTATGTCCATGGTGTCCAGCTCCAAGTCCGTGCTTGCCGTTGCGTCTCTCTCCCCACGACAATGAGGATAGCGGGGGTCGGAAGGTGGCATGCGCGTCCTTGCACCGAGTTGCGCAAAGGGGAGCCCGAGTTGCCGTCCCCATCATCGGTTTGGTGCTGAAGGAGGGCTCATGGCGCTGCTGAGGGAGTTCTGCGCGGAGAACATGGAGTGGGTGCCCAAGGCAATTGCTGCGGGGGCGGGACGTATAGAGTTGTGCGACAACCTTGCGGTGGGCGGTACGACCCCCAGCTACGGCGTGATTCGCGCCGCCGTCGCATGTGCGGCGGAGGCCGACGTTGCCGTACATGCCATGGTGCGTCCGCGAGGGGGTGGCTTCGCCTACTCTTCCGAGGAGGAGCGCATGATGCTCGATGACGTGACGATGGCACGCATGCTGGGCGTGGCGGGGGTCGTGCTTGGCTGCCTTTCCGAGGATGCCGAGACAGGCGAGCCGATCCTCGACCATGGGATGACCGGGCGTCTCGTCCGTGCCGCCCGCGAGCCTCTGAAGTTGGGTGACGGTAGGGAGGTCGCTCCCGTCAGCGTGACCTTCCATATGGCCTTCGACGAGCTTTCCGACATCCGCCAGCTCGAGGCAATCGATAGCCTGGTGGATATGGGTGTCGGCCGCATTCTCACCCATGGTGGGGCAGCAGCCACGCCCATCGCCAGCAACCTCGGTCACCTTCGTCGTCTCGTTGGCCATGCGGCTGGGCGAGTCGGCATCCTGCCGGGTGGTGGTGTCACGTTCGAGAATGCGGAGGAGGTGGCGTGTGCCCTCGGGGTAGACGAGGCGCATGGCACCAGGATCGTTCGGCTGACATAGGGTGTCGCACAGTCCAAGAGGTCATTTCGGATGGCGGCGTGCAGGGAGACCTCTGCGCGCCTACGCTAAGGTGGCGTAGGCCGCCCGCCCGTTCTTCTGCAAAAGATCCGAGCTCGCATCCCCGGCAGCTCAGCCCTTGCCCACGGAGCCTCCCTTGGGGGCATCCCCCATGTCGATCCCGGCGGCGGACATCATCGCGCGTACGTTGGCCTTGGCGCGCTCCACCACCATGTAGAGCATGACAGAAGCGAACACTGACGCGACGAAGGTGACGATTCCCACGACAAGGGCCCAAAACGGCCCTTCCTGGTAGATGTTCCAATAGGCCATCAGCGCACCGACGGCGAGCAGCGAGTATGCGATGCGCTTCCATGCGCTCAGGCGCATGATCGCCCTGGTCTGCAGGTCCGCCTCTGCGATGAGGGCGTCGCGCTCCCGGGCCGTCTGCGCCTTCCTATCCGTGGTCGTGCCAACCATCTCGCAGGTACCTCCTTGGACCAGTCGCCGCGATCCCCTGCCCGCCAATGAAGAGACGAGGCGAGGGGCCGGCAAAACGGAAGAGATCAGCCAAACGGCAATAGGCAGTCACAACCGCCGTGTCACCGTGCTTGTGTCGGAGAATGCCGTGTGCGGCTGACGGACCGCCCGTCCTACGGGGCACGGAAAGCGGGGCTGGAAGTGCCAGCCCCGCCAAAACCCCGTCGCTTGCATCCTGTGTCGGTGCCGCCATGGGGCCACACGACATGTGCGGCCCCTCCGAATGCGGCTTAGTAGGACAGGCCGGGATCGAAGACGCCGACGAGGACGCCCACGAACGCAATCGCGACGAGAACCAGCATGGTGGGGATGACGCCGACCTTCTTCTTGGTCATGAGCCACCAGCAGAAGTACACGAACACGAAGTTCAGCAGCTTGGGGAAGATGCCAGAGCCAAAGACGTCAAGCGAGACGCCCGCAGGGCCGGCTAGCTGCAGGGCATCCAGCGTGACCGTGGAGTTGCTGGACCACAGGACGCCCTCGAGCGGGCCGACGCCCGGGAGTACGAGGGAGGTGCTGATGGAGACCCAGGTGGCGGCGACGGCACCGATGACCATGGTGCCGACCATGATGATGGCGCTGCGCAGGGCCTGGGACTCGGGGCCGACCAGGGCCTGGACGGCCGAGCCGCCGAGTTCGTAGCCACGGTTGTAGGCGAGCTTCATGCCGAAGTACATGAGCACGTTCCACGCCACGATGTAGAACAGCGGGCCAATGACGGAGCCTCCCGTCGAGAGGCCGAGTGCGATGCCCAGCAGGATGGGGATGAACGTGCCTACGATGATGGAGTCGCCAAGGCCTGCCAGCGGGCCCATGAGGCCGGCGCGAATGCCATTGATGGTCTCGGCGTCGATGGCCTCGCCGTTGGCGCGCGCCTCCTCGAGGCCGGTGGTCAGGCCGATGACCATGGTGCCGATCTGGGGTTCGGTGTTGAAGAAGGTGGTGTAGGTCTCCAGGGCATTGACCTTGTCCTCCTCCTTGTCATAGAGGTCGTCCACGATGGGGAGCATGGCGGCAAGGTAGCCAAAGGTCTGCATGTGTGCCTGCGAGAAGCAGGTGAGGTTGCCGTATGCCCAGTTGCGGAAGCACTTCTTGCGTGCATCTGCGGAGATCTTCCTCGTCTCGGCCATGATCAGATATCCTCCTCTTCCTCTTCATCGGCAGCACCCGCCGCCCCGGCGATGGCGGGACGAGCGGCCTTGGCCTCCTCGATCTGATACTTGATGAGGGCGAAGAACGCCGCGACGATCGCACACGCGATGAGGTTCATGTGCAGGCAGGCCGCGAGCGTGAAGCCGAACGCAAAGGTGAGCCAATCAAGTGGCTTGTTGACGACCTGCTTGCAGAGGATTGCGATACCGACTGCAGGGAGCAGGGAGCCGACGGTGAACAGCGTCTTCATGGCGATGCCGTCCATCGGCATGTAGTCCTTCATGAGCTGGACCATGCTGGAACCGGCCATGCAGATGATGAACGTGGGAACGAAGGAGAACAGGATGTGGGAGACCCACGGGTAGACGAAGTCGACCAGTGGGATGGTCCTTCTGATCCTCTTCCAGTCGTGGGTCTCCATTGCCTTCCAGCCAATGGACTGCCACACGAGGTTGAGGGTTGCGGTGCCGTAGAACAGGACGGTTCCGATGGTTCCGACGGCGGCGCCGAGGGCTGCGGCCAACGAGGCGGCCTCGGTCGAGGACGGGTCGAGCCCCTGGGCGTGGATGGCCAGGATGGAGAGGGGGATGCCGATGTAGGTGACGGCACGGACGTCGGCGGACACGGTGCCGCCGGGAGTGACGAGCGCGATGTAGACGACCTGAATCGCGGCGCCGACGATGATGCCCGTCGGGACGTCGCCGAGTATGAGGCCGACGACGAGACCGCCGACCAGGGGACGGCCGAGGGTGTAGTTACCGACGGTGGTGCCGCCCATGCCAGGCAAGGACGCCAGGCAGGCGAACAGGCCAAGCAACGCAGCCTGCAGAACGTTGATAGTCATAAGCGTCAAACCACCTTCCTATGCGTGGTCCGTGAGGCCCGCAGGGCCCCTGTCACTTGAGGTCAAAGCGGTCGCGGAACTTTGACCAGCTGCCGATGGCGTTGTCCTTGAGCAGGGCGAACTCCACGTCATAGCCCGCTTGGGTGATGGCCTCGAGGGCCTGCGCCTCCTCGGGGGTGATCGACTGGTTGTTGCCCAGCTTGACCGCACCCGGACGGTCATTGCAGGGGCCGACGACGACGGTCTTGACATCGGAGGGCTTGAACCCGTAGTCGACGAGTATCGTCCTCATGTCGAGGGGGCTCTTGGTGATGAGGAAGTAGCGGGTCTTGCTCTCGAGGACCTTGCCCATGCTCTCCCTGAAGTGGTCGAGGGTCCAGATGAAGACCTTCTTGTCGGGCGCGGCGCCCTTGTAGGCGGCCTTGAGCACGGGATTGGTCGCCGCCGCGTCGTTCACGGCGATGATGCCGTCGCAGGGATACTCGAGAGACCACCTCGTGACGGTCTGACCATGGATCATGCGGTCATCGATACGGACGAACGAAATCATGGAGTCTCCTTTCCACGTGGGACCTTCTCGCCGGCGTATGGCTCACGACGGCTTGTGCACGGGGGTGTAGTTCGGTGCTTTGTGGCATCGGGCGCTGGGGGCGTGCGCCGCCAGGCCACGCCGACCGCCAGTGGGAAGGGCTAGAGGCTCTCGTCCTCCTCGTCGTCAAGCTGCAGGACGAACTCACGGATGGCTGCCTGCCCTTCGCTGATGATGTCGCGCTTGAGCGTCTCGTCGTCTTCGTCGGACTGAAGGGTGGCCGTGATGACCATGGGGACATTGGCCCCGCCGAAGACCGTCGCGTTTTGCATGAGACCCCTCTGGGTCAGGACGTTGATCGCGTTGGTCAGGGGCGACCCGCCGATGAGGTCACCGAAGACGAAGACGGAGTCCTCTGGCTTGATGACGGAAACCGTCTGCTCGAGGGCGCGCACGTAGGCGTCCGCCCCCATGCCATCTTCCATGCCACAGCTCAGGACGTCAGTCCTCTCTCCCACGAGCATCTTGATGACGCTGCCAAGACCGGGGGCGAAGGTGCCGTGGCTCACCAGAAGCAGGTAACGCATGCGGTCTCCTCTCGTAAGGTGTCATCCGTCGTGCGTGCTGGCGCGTATGCGCACAGGCCCCTTTCGGGGCTTGGTTACTGATTCTAGCCTGATGTGAAATAATTGTGAACTACAATATTCACATATTCTTGGCGATGCTGCGGTGGTTCCCCTGGTGGCGGCCAAACGAGATGATCGCCTCGCCCACCTCGACTGAGCCCTTGGCAAGGATTCGGATGCCACCAAGCTCGCGTGCGTTGG belongs to Olsenella uli DSM 7084 and includes:
- a CDS encoding PTS mannose/fructose/sorbose/N-acetylgalactosamine transporter subunit IIC, which produces MTINVLQAALLGLFACLASLPGMGGTTVGNYTLGRPLVGGLVVGLILGDVPTGIIVGAAIQVVYIALVTPGGTVSADVRAVTYIGIPLSILAIHAQGLDPSSTEAASLAAALGAAVGTIGTVLFYGTATLNLVWQSIGWKAMETHDWKRIRRTIPLVDFVYPWVSHILFSFVPTFIICMAGSSMVQLMKDYMPMDGIAMKTLFTVGSLLPAVGIAILCKQVVNKPLDWLTFAFGFTLAACLHMNLIACAIVAAFFALIKYQIEEAKAARPAIAGAAGAADEEEEEDI
- a CDS encoding LytTR family DNA-binding domain-containing protein codes for the protein MDIRVVEEAGRTAMEVTILCAPADPRVTRVVRRLRSLGGGLVGYEPGGGIERRLVAADEVLSIETSEGRAYLHLADGPNLESPLRLFELEDLLAGTEFVRASRQELVNLGHVRSIRPEVGRRLVLVLDDGSSVLASRSYAREIKARIGITSR
- a CDS encoding PTS sugar transporter subunit IIA produces the protein MRYLLLVSHGTFAPGLGSVIKMLVGERTDVLSCGMEDGMGADAYVRALEQTVSVIKPEDSVFVFGDLIGGSPLTNAINVLTQRGLMQNATVFGGANVPMVITATLQSDEDDETLKRDIISEGQAAIREFVLQLDDEEDESL
- a CDS encoding copper homeostasis protein CutC, with amino-acid sequence MALLREFCAENMEWVPKAIAAGAGRIELCDNLAVGGTTPSYGVIRAAVACAAEADVAVHAMVRPRGGGFAYSSEEERMMLDDVTMARMLGVAGVVLGCLSEDAETGEPILDHGMTGRLVRAAREPLKLGDGREVAPVSVTFHMAFDELSDIRQLEAIDSLVDMGVGRILTHGGAAATPIASNLGHLRRLVGHAAGRVGILPGGGVTFENAEEVACALGVDEAHGTRIVRLT
- a CDS encoding PTS system mannose/fructose/sorbose family transporter subunit IID: MAETRKISADARKKCFRNWAYGNLTCFSQAHMQTFGYLAAMLPIVDDLYDKEEDKVNALETYTTFFNTEPQIGTMVIGLTTGLEEARANGEAIDAETINGIRAGLMGPLAGLGDSIIVGTFIPILLGIALGLSTGGSVIGPLFYIVAWNVLMYFGMKLAYNRGYELGGSAVQALVGPESQALRSAIIMVGTMVIGAVAATWVSISTSLVLPGVGPLEGVLWSSNSTVTLDALQLAGPAGVSLDVFGSGIFPKLLNFVFVYFCWWLMTKKKVGVIPTMLVLVAIAFVGVLVGVFDPGLSY
- a CDS encoding PTS system mannose/fructose/N-acetylgalactosamine-transporter subunit IIB, which gives rise to MISFVRIDDRMIHGQTVTRWSLEYPCDGIIAVNDAAATNPVLKAAYKGAAPDKKVFIWTLDHFRESMGKVLESKTRYFLITKSPLDMRTILVDYGFKPSDVKTVVVGPCNDRPGAVKLGNNQSITPEEAQALEAITQAGYDVEFALLKDNAIGSWSKFRDRFDLK